Within the Strix uralensis isolate ZFMK-TIS-50842 chromosome 30, bStrUra1, whole genome shotgun sequence genome, the region CCAGTTCATGGCTTATTTCTCACCGGTGGAGGAGACGCTGCGGAAGCGGGACCAGGAGGAGGAGATGGATTACGCCCCCGAGGATGTGTGTGGGAGGGTCCCCTATAGCTGGGGGGGGCCCCTAAAGCTTGGGGGGCCCTTATACTTGGGGGGTGGAGTTTGGGGTCTGGGGGATCTGGGGAGtccgggggctgcaggggggtcctggggggtcccTATGGGTGCTtgagccccgccccgcccctgccaGCCAGAACACTgcgggggtccctggggtgggtGGATTTGGGCAGGGGGGGTGAGTTTGGAGTCTGGGTGGGGAGTTCagggtcttggggggggggggcggggttcAGGTGGGGTCTGGGGAATTTGGGAGGGGTCTGGGGGGCATTGGGGGGTCCCTATGGGTGCTTGAgccaccacaccacccccaccccccccccgcctgccagGACACTGGGGGGGGTCGATTTGGGCAGGGGAGGGACACACAACACAAGCTTCAGGATCTGGCAGGGGGGAGtccaggggtggggtgggggtgaggcAGGGTCAGGGGATttgggagggacctggggggtgccggggagggtctggggggggtcccaAGGGTGCCTGaccccctcccctttcctcagGGTGCAGCTGAGCAAGCAGCGGGCGCGGGTGGGGGTGCAGTTGGGCACCAACGTGGTGCTGGTGGTGAAACACCGCGACATGAACGAGAAGGAGCTGGAAACTCAGGTATGGGGGGGTGTGTGGTATTGGGGACCCCCTGCCAACCCCCCTGGGATGCAGAGGGGACCCAGGCATCTGGTTGACCCCCCCATTTGCTGACCCCCCCAGGAAGTGCGGAGGGCACAGCTGGAGAACGACgagcctgaggaggaggaagaggaggagatggaggcTGAGAAGGAGGCGGCGGGATCATGTACGGGGTGGGGGGAACCCCTGGGAGGGGGCCAGAGTGTTGTGGgcccccccacaaccccccataatctcttcccctcctccttttcctcctcctccagacgAAGAGTGTGAGAAAGGCAGTGAGAGCGAAGGGGGAGCGAgtggcgaggaggaggaggccgaaGGCTCCGGGAGCAGCagcgagcggggcggggggggcttggcctgcagtgaggaagaggatgaggctgaagaggaggaggaagaggaaggtggcCAGGGGGGCCGCTCGCGACCAGGTGGAGATTTTCAGCAGTGACGAAGAGGAGGAAGAgtctgaggtggggggaagcGAGGGGGGGCCCCCCTAcagcccccgctgcccccgcctGAGCCCCAGCAACGCCTCCAACTCCTCCAGTAACTGACCTGCCCCCCCATCCCTATTTTGGGGTAAAAACCAGGCActttgggtttgttgggttttttttgttctctttaataATGTAGTGATGGTTACCAGCCATAGTCGTAACAAAAGTTATTCATAATAAAATGTATCTAAAATAACGTTTTTTACCTTGAAGGGCCGCGGCACCCAGACACCCTGATTCCCCCTGCCGCAGCACCCTGGGGGGTGTTTCAGAGAGGTCCTGAGAGATTGGAAACTGGCTAATGTGACGCCCAGAgataagaagggtcagaaggatgatccgggaaattacaggcctgtcagcttgatgtcggtgcccaggaagctgatggagcagctcagcctgagcaccatcacacagcacgtgcgggacaaccagatggtcaggcccagtcagcgggtttaggaaaggcaggtcctgcctgacaaacctgatctccttctacgacagggcaacctgctcattgggtgagggaaaggctgtgggtgttgtctaccttgacttcagtgaggcctttgacaccatttccaaAGAGTGgtggggaacggagttaaatccggttggcggccggtcacgagtggtgtcccccagggctgggttttggggccactcctgtttaacatctttatcgatggtctggacgaggggatcgagtgccccctcagtcagtttgcagatgacacccagttgggtgggagtgttgatctctcgagggcagggaggctctgcagagagacctggccaggctggagcgatgggctgagcccaacgggaggagtttcactaaggccaaaggccgggtgctgcccttgggccacaacaacccccagcagggctacaggctgggggaggagtggctggagagctgccagtcagagagggacctggggggtgattgacagccggctgaacaggagccagcagtgtgcccaggtggccaagaaggccaatggcatcatcccggcttgtatcagaaatagcgtggccagcagggacagggaagggatctcacccctgtgctcggcactggtgaggccgcccctcgatgagtgggttcagttttgggcccctcaccccaaaaaggcctttgaatgactcgagcgtgtccagagaagggcaacggagctggtgcagggtctggagcacaggtctgatggggagcggctgagggacctggggggtttagtctggaggaggctgaggggagacctcatggccctctacaactccctgaaaggagggtgcagagaggggggaggagtctcttgagccaaggacccagcggcaggccaagagggaatggcctcaagctgcgccagggcagggtcagactggctcttaggaaggatttctttgcagaaggggctgttgggcgttggaatgggctgcccagggcagggggggagtccccatccctggaggggttgaagagtcgggttgagccagcgctgagggatctgaaGCAGGGTGGGTGTTCTGGAGCCATGGGCTTCGTCTGAAGGCCCCGTAGAGCAACAGAACAACTCAGCACGTGGGTATCAGCCCATCTAC harbors:
- the LOC141935913 gene encoding RNA polymerase II-associated factor 1 homolog — translated: RQDEGSWRGPDVVAFSVPAQGPAPPRHGSHYPDTGAAGGAGPQYKATSLEKQHKHDLLTEPDLGVTIDLINPDTYRIDPTVLLDPADEKLLEEEIQAPTSSKRTMWINLCAQVVFDSDPAPEDTSGPAALEMMPQAMIRGMMDEEGNQFMAYFSPVEETLRKRDQEEEMDYAPEDVVQLSKQRARVGVQLGTNVVLVVKHRDMNEKELETQEVRRAQLENDEPEEEEEEEMEAEKEATKSVRKAVRAKGERVARRRRPKAPGAAASGAGGAWPAVRKRMRLKRRRKRKVARGAARDQVEIFSSDEEEEESEVGGSEGGPPYSPRCPRLSPSNASNSSSN